One region of Armigeres subalbatus isolate Guangzhou_Male chromosome 3, GZ_Asu_2, whole genome shotgun sequence genomic DNA includes:
- the LOC134227946 gene encoding arrestin domain-containing protein 4-like isoform X2 has translation MSKKLVKFQIILDRDSVLYLPGQVLAGRVLLETQENTAVLGLYFHVLGECTVNATKAMTRPDKSHDKENYIDFRMKLLDDFDNKPILLSPGVHCFPFKLGLPVSLPSTFLGQHGWIQYYCKSSLKESSGITHKNQQVFIVLNPIDLNLEDPLLSEPLEASARHRVGVGVLGGTIRCNVGLDKRAYIPGENILVTGEIYNQSKVTIKAVKYALIEYYAHGKLLHQERRELAAIVRDRIKSGIRDVLQNGHLTVPPLPPTNLLGCHLIRMQYSVCILIEPNLMERQVALRVPITLGTYPFRRDEENLQQWVENYVRYPATLPVSRAPLLLAGESG, from the exons ATGTCGAAAAAGTTGGTGAAATTTCAAATCATCCTCGACAGAGATTCTGTGTTGTACCTACCGGGTCAAGTGCTAGCTGGGCGGGTGCTGCTGGAGACTCAGGAAAACACAGCTGTTCTGG GGCTCTATTTCCACGTGCTGGGCGAATGCACCGTCAACGCAACCAAAGCCATGACGCGCCCGGACAAGTCCCACGACAAAGAGAACTACATCGATTTCCGGATGAAGCTGCTGGATGACTTCGACAACAAGCCGATCCTCCTATCGCCCGGCGTGCACTGCTTCCCGTTCAAGTTGGGTCTGCCGGTTTCGCTCCCGTCCACGTTTCTCGGACAGCACGGATGGATCCAGTACTACTGCAAGTCCAGCCTGAAGGAGTCCTCCGGCATTACGCACAAGAACCAGCAGGTTTTCATCGTGCTCAATCCGATCGATTTGAATCTGGAGGATCCGCTTTTGAGT GAACCCCTAGAAGCAAGTGCCAGGCATCGGGTTGGAGTTGGAGTGCTTGGTGGGACCATCCGTTGCAATGTTGGACTGGACAAACGAGCTTACATTCCGGGAGAGAATATTCTGGTTACGGGTGAGATATACAATCAGAGCAAGGTAACCATAAAAGCGGTGAAGTATGCGTTGATTGAG TACTATGCGCACGGCAAGCTCCTGCACCAGGAACGACGGGAGCTGGCAGCAATCGTACGGGACCGCATCAAGTCCGGCATTCGGGATGTGCTGCAGAACGGACACCTGACAGTGCCACCGCTTCCGCCCACCAATCTGCTCGGCTGTCACCTGATCCGGATGCAGTATAGTGTTTGC ATTCTCATCGAGCCGAACCTGATGGAGCGACAGGTTGCACTGCGGGTACCCATCACCTTGGGCACCTACCCATTCCGACGGGACGAGGAAAATCTGCAGCAGTGGGTGGAAAATTACGTTCGTTATCCTGCCACACTTCCTGTCTCTCGAGCACCCTTGCTGCTGGCTGGTGAAAGTGGATGA
- the LOC134227946 gene encoding arrestin domain-containing protein 2-like isoform X1, with the protein MSKKLVKFQIILDRDSVLYLPGQVLAGRVLLETQENTAVLGLYFHVLGECTVNATKAMTRPDKSHDKENYIDFRMKLLDDFDNKPILLSPGVHCFPFKLGLPVSLPSTFLGQHGWIQYYCKSSLKESSGITHKNQQVFIVLNPIDLNLEDPLLSEPLEASARHRVGVGVLGGTIRCNVGLDKRAYIPGENILVTGEIYNQSKVTIKAVKYALIETIQYYAHGKLLHQERRELAAIVRDRIKSGIRDVLQNGHLTVPPLPPTNLLGCHLIRMQYSVCILIEPNLMERQVALRVPITLGTYPFRRDEENLQQWVENYVRYPATLPVSRAPLLLAGESG; encoded by the exons ATGTCGAAAAAGTTGGTGAAATTTCAAATCATCCTCGACAGAGATTCTGTGTTGTACCTACCGGGTCAAGTGCTAGCTGGGCGGGTGCTGCTGGAGACTCAGGAAAACACAGCTGTTCTGG GGCTCTATTTCCACGTGCTGGGCGAATGCACCGTCAACGCAACCAAAGCCATGACGCGCCCGGACAAGTCCCACGACAAAGAGAACTACATCGATTTCCGGATGAAGCTGCTGGATGACTTCGACAACAAGCCGATCCTCCTATCGCCCGGCGTGCACTGCTTCCCGTTCAAGTTGGGTCTGCCGGTTTCGCTCCCGTCCACGTTTCTCGGACAGCACGGATGGATCCAGTACTACTGCAAGTCCAGCCTGAAGGAGTCCTCCGGCATTACGCACAAGAACCAGCAGGTTTTCATCGTGCTCAATCCGATCGATTTGAATCTGGAGGATCCGCTTTTGAGT GAACCCCTAGAAGCAAGTGCCAGGCATCGGGTTGGAGTTGGAGTGCTTGGTGGGACCATCCGTTGCAATGTTGGACTGGACAAACGAGCTTACATTCCGGGAGAGAATATTCTGGTTACGGGTGAGATATACAATCAGAGCAAGGTAACCATAAAAGCGGTGAAGTATGCGTTGATTGAG ACTATTCAGTACTATGCGCACGGCAAGCTCCTGCACCAGGAACGACGGGAGCTGGCAGCAATCGTACGGGACCGCATCAAGTCCGGCATTCGGGATGTGCTGCAGAACGGACACCTGACAGTGCCACCGCTTCCGCCCACCAATCTGCTCGGCTGTCACCTGATCCGGATGCAGTATAGTGTTTGC ATTCTCATCGAGCCGAACCTGATGGAGCGACAGGTTGCACTGCGGGTACCCATCACCTTGGGCACCTACCCATTCCGACGGGACGAGGAAAATCTGCAGCAGTGGGTGGAAAATTACGTTCGTTATCCTGCCACACTTCCTGTCTCTCGAGCACCCTTGCTGCTGGCTGGTGAAAGTGGATGA